CGAAATCGAGGGCGAACTCAAGGACACCCTGCCCGCGGCCGGGGATCACGCGAAGCTTGCGCGTTCCGAGCCAGAACAGCACGAGAAGCACGACGACCATGAGCATACGGATCAACATGATCCGGTTCATCTCAAATGGTGTGCCTTCGAAGAGGACTGCCGGCGGGAAGAAGTCATTGAGAGTAGGACCGTGGAAGCCACCCTCCTCGGCACGAATAAGTCCGGGGGCAACGAGGTGCATAGCGTTAGCGAACAGGCCATTCTCCTGATTCGGGGCGCGGCGTCAGCCGCACGGCATCGAACGATGGTCGTGCGCCCTGCTCGCGGGCACTCAGAAATGGCGCCACGGGGCTGGGAACGAACTTATCCTAACAAGGTTTCACCCCGAGCGAAACTCGGGAGGGGCCCTCGCGGGTCAAGATTTTGCGGTGGCTGAGAATCTCCCCTCAAGCCCGCGCAGAATTACGGCAGATTTGCGCTGTATGGTACGCGTGCCTTGGCAACAATCACTGTGTCGATCACGATCGAGACAATTACTGTAGCCACGAGCGCGATGAACAGCATCTTCGGGTCAAGCCAGGGCTGATCTCGAAGGAGCAACGCGGCGACGACGAATGCAATGAGCTTCAGCACCCAGGTGCCCATGACGATCCCCATAAAGATCTGCAGGTAAACCGGACTCTGCACAAACCGGTTCGCGAACGCGATGCTTCCAACAGTGGCGAGCAACAGCGCTCCCCCAATTGCGGCCCCGATGAGCCCACCAACGAGGCCGTTCGTGCCACTCACCAGGAAACCGACGGCCGCAAACACGAGCATCGAGGCGACAGTCGCGATGATGCCCCAGCGCACACCGCGAAGCAGCATGGGCTGTGAAGATGGCATCGGGTACTCGCCGCTGCCATACGTGGAGGGTTCAAGCTCCGGCGACTGTGCGGGTTCGGGGTGCACAGGTGTGCTCACTCGGTGGTCCTTTCGTTGGGCGTCGCGCCGAGGTCTGCGCGTACGTCCGGGCCAGGTGCGGGGCCACCCCGCTCTTGTAACGCTACCAATCTGCGCTGCGCGAGTGCTGCGCGTACCCGGCTTGCCGGGAACCTGACGAGTAGTACGCCCGCCACGATGCCGACGACGAGCACGATCAGTGGCAGGGCGAAGCTCTGACTGGTGAAGACGAGCAAGCCCGCCACCGAGAGCACCGCGGTGCCGAGGTAGAAGATCGAAACCGCCTGGACCGGCGAGTGCCCCATATCTAGGAGGCGGTGGTGCAGGTGGAGGCGGTCTGCCTCGAACGGGCTCTTTCCGGCACGGAGGCGCCGAAGCACGGCGAGCACGAAGTCAGCCAACGGCATCGCGAGCACCGCGAATGGCAACAGGATGGGAATGTAGCTCGCAAGCACGAGCTTAAGATCGAGGGCCGCGGGATCGAGGTCGCCCGTGACCGAGACCGTCGACGTCGCCATGAGCAGGCCGACAAGCAGGGCTCCCGTATCGCCCATAAACATTCGTGCGTGATGCCAATTGAACGGGATGAAGCCCACGCAGATCCCGACGAGCACGAGGGCAATCAGGCTCGCGAATGTCACTGCCTGTGAGTTGCCAAGCTGCGAGTTGAGGATGAGCGTATAGACGAAGAATGTCCCGCTCGCGATGATCGCCACACCTGCAACGAGGCCATCAAGGCCATCGACGAAGTTGACAGCGTTCATCACAAGGGTAATGAGGAACACGGTGAGCACGAAGTTCACAGTTGACGAGCCGATGACAAGGGTGTCCCCGATAGGAATCGAGACGATCTGCACGCCGTTCCAGGCGAGCACGCCCGAGGCGAGGAGCTGGGCACCGAGCTTGATCATCCAGTCCAGGTCGAGCAAGTCATCGAGAAACCCGATCACTGCGATAAGCAGGCATGCCCCGATGAGCGCCCACATTTTCAAGCCGTCCCTGAAGAGCCCCTGGAACTCGGGAAACAGGGCTGCGGCGCCGAGCCCAGCAAGCAACCCAATGAACATCGCGACGCCGCCAAGGCGCGGAGTCGGGTTCTTGTGCACATCTCGCTCTCGCACTTCCGGCGCCAGCTTGAAGCGCCTGGCGAGCCGCAGCACGCCGAACGACGCCGCCGCGGTCACGACGACCGCCACCGCGAACACCGGAAGGTAGGGGAACATGACTAGTCGCTGACTCGCGGCGCCTCAGAATTCTCATCGCCCTTGGAAGCATCCTCGCCACCCGAGGGCGCGGGCTTCACCTCACGCACTGGCTCGGCCCCGCCCGCAGGCTCAGACTCGGCTTCAGTCTCAGCGAGCGGAGTCGCTGAAGGGGCTGGCTGCTCGAGGACTGTAGCGTCCGGGAGTACTCGTTGCAGGTCCGCAACAGTGATGCTGCCCTGCCGCAGTACCCGCACCGTTCCGGTGCCGTCACCACCGAGAAGCGTGGCGTCGATAATCGTGGAGGCTTCACCGCGGGCATCCCCGCCGTCGAGGTACACGGCGATCGAGTCGCCGAGCATGTCACGCGCCTCCTGTGCGGAACCAGCCGCTGGCAGACCAGTCTTGTTCGCCGAGGAAACCGCCAGCGGCCCAGTCTCCTGCAAAAGCTCGCGCGCGAATTCGTTTCCTGGGATCCTCAGCGCAACGGTTCCGCCAGTCTCGCCGAGATCCCAGCTGAGCGACGGATTCGCTTGCGTAATGATGGTGAGGGCGCCAGGCCAGAAAGCGTCAGCGAGGTCGTGGAGCGCCTCGGTCGCTTCGGCAGCAAGGGCCGCAAGGGTAACGACGTTTGGAATGAGCACCGGCGGGGGCGACTGCCTTCCGCGCCCCTTCGCATCAAGCAGTCGCTGCACGGCCTCGGGCGAGAACGCGTCAGCCGCAACGCCGTAGACGGTGTCTGTGGGCATGACGATGAGTTCGCCCCGGCCGAGCGACTGGCGAGCGAGTCTCGTCCCCTGCAGCAATTGGGCGCCGTCTGAACAGTCAAATACCTCGGACATAGTTCGCAATTCTACTTCAGTGCGGTTGTGGCGCGGTCGCGGCCCGTGAGATCTGGATGAGTGGCGGCAGCACGCCACCCATCGGCGGCGAGCAGCTCGCGAATCGCCGCCCCCTGCCCCTCGGCGTGTTCGAGCACAAGCGCGCCACCAGGGGCCAGCAGGTTCGCTGCGATACGGCTGATGATCCTGATCACATCGAGCCCGTCGTCGCCCCCATACAACGCGAGATCAGGATCGTGGTCGCGCACCTCAGGGTCCCGCGGCACCATTGCGGCGGGCACGTACGGCGGGTTCGACACAACCACGTTGACTCGCCCGGCGAGCCGCGCCGGGGCGAGCCTGCCCGGAACGAAGTCTGCGAGGTCTCCGTGAATGAGCTCGACCCGACCATCGCCAAGCGCTACGACGTTCTCGGCGGCCCAGGCGTGAGCGTCGGTACTCTTCTCGACCGCCCAGACACGCGCGGTTGGCACTTCTGCTGCGAGGGCGAGCGCAATGGCGCCTGAGCCTGTACACAGGTCGACGGCGAGCGGCTCCGGCGTCGGGGCGAGCGTAAGCGCGTCGATCGCGAACTGAGCGACAGTCTCAGTCTCTGGCCGAGGCACGAACACGCCAGGGCCGACACGTAGCTCGAGAGACCTGAACGGCGCCTTCCCTGTCAGATGCTGCAGCGGCAGTCGCGAGGCGCGGAGTTCAGCGAGGTCGCGCAGCCGGTCTCCCTCAGCCTCCGTCAGACGCTCACCCATGATCGCCAGCGCCTGTACCCTGCCGCGGCTCACATCAAGCACATGAGCGACGAGCAGCTCGGCGTCGACCTCTGGGTCGACGATCCCCGCCTCCGAGAACCTGTCGCGCATCACGCGAAGAACTTGGTCGACCTGGGGTCCGAATGCGTCAGTCACTTGCTCATTCTCTCGCACGGGGCCTCACCGCCACGCAGACTTCGCGACTTCGGGAATACCCATTCGCGTAAGGCGTTGTAACACAACGAGCATGAGCATAAGCATTCAGAAAGTTTCAGATAACCTGGTGGCATAACTCACCTACGCTGAACCACATCACGACACGGAGGTCATTCCGCATGGCTCGCATTCACGACAACATCACCCAGGCGTTTGGCAACACTCCCCTGGTCCGCCTCAACCGCGTGACCGACGGCGCTGAAGCCGAAGTGCTTGCAAAGCTCGAGTTCTACAACCCCGCCGGGAGCGTGAAGGACCGCATTGGTGTCGCGATCATCGATGCCGCTGAGCAGTCGGGAGAGCTGAAGCCTGGCGGCACAATCGTCGAGGGCACGAGCGGCAACACAGGCATCGCACTCGCATTCGTTGGCGCAGCGCGCGGCTACAAGGTCATTTTGACGATGCCCGAGACCATGAGCGTTGAACGCCGCAAGCTGCTCGCAGCTTACGGCGCAGAAATCGTTCTCACCGAGGGCCCCCTCGGCATGAAGGGCGCGGTCGCAAAGGCTGAAGAGATCGTCGCGAACACGCCTGGGGCGATCCTTGCGAAGCAGTTCGGCAACCCCGCGAACCCCGCAATTCACCGAGCAACCACCGGCCCCGAGATTTGGAACGACACCGACGGCACGGTCGACATCTTTGTTGCAGGCATCGGCACGGGTGGAACGATTACCGGCGCGGGCGGCTACCTCAAGGAACAGAACCCCGGCGTTCAGGTGATCGCCGTCGAGCCGATCGATTCGCCCCTGCTGACTGAGGGCACAGCTGGCCCCCACAAGATTCAGGGCCTTGGCGCGAACTTCGTCCCCGACATCCTCGACCGTGACGTCTATGACGAGGTCATCGACGTAGCCCTGCCCGACGCGATTGCGAAGGCACGCGCACTCGGCACCGACGAGGGCGTGCTCGCCGGCATCTCTGGCGGCGCAGCAGTGTGGGCCGCTGTCGAGGTCGCGAAGCGTCCCGAGAACGCAGGCAAGAAGATCGTCGTCATCGTCCCTGACTTTGGCGAGCGCTACTTCTCGACGGTGCTCTACGAGGATCTCGCAGTTTGAACCTGATTTCACGTATTCGTGAGGACATCTCGTCGGCCCGCGCGCACGATCCAGCTGCGCGCGGGCCGGTTGAGGTGTTCTTTCTGTACTCGGGCCTGCACGCGGTGTGGTGGCACCGCGTCTCGCATGCCCTCTGGAAGAAGGGGATGCGATTCTTGCCACGCGCAATCTCGCAGATCACTCGCTTCTTCACAGGAATTGAGATCCATCCGGGCGCGACAATCGGCCGCCGCCTCTTTATCGACCACGGCATGGGCATTGTCATCGGCGAAACTGCAGAGGTCGGCGACGACGTGCTGATCTACCACGGCGTCACGCTCGGCGGCACGGGCCACCAAAGCGGCAAACGTCACCCGACTGTCGGAGACAGAGTCGTCCTTGGCGCCGGAGCAAAGCTTCTCGGTGACATCGTCATCGGTTCGGATTCCGCGGTTGGGGCGAACGCCGTGGTCGTTCGCTCGGCCGAGCCGTGGACGACACTCACCGGAATTCCCGCTTCGGGCAGGCCCCGCCGGGGCGCCCCTGTCGCGGAGCACCCAAACACTGCCGGGTTCTACGTCATCTAGCAACACGTCTCTGGGGGAACGGACCGAGCCCCCGACGCAATCGTCCATGTCCTTAACCCATAAAGGAACCTGAATCCTCAGTTCGCGTACGTGAACGTACCGACATGGCTTACGCCGGTTACACGAACGGTGGCTTGGATAATGTCGCCCGTCCTTGATCTGTCGCTCACAGCGTCGACAGCATCTTCAGACCGATGAACTGGAAATGGATGCGCTCAACGATCCGCACGCTGAGCGCGAAGACGTAATCCAGTATCTCCGAGATGAGGTCGCCGCGGGGATGCCGCACATCGCCGTCGCCACAGCCGAGCCGTTCGCACACCTCGCAAGAGTGGGCAGTGCAGCGCGCACTGCCCACCCTTTTTTGTTGCCCGTACGCTGCCACCAACGGCAATGAAGCAGGAGGCACCATTGAGTTATCGAGTTGCAATGGATATCGGCGGCACGTTTACAGACATCGTCGTACACAACACTGAAACGGGCACTCTGCGCGCCTCAAAGGCAGACACGACCCCGGCTGATCTGACAGAGGGCGTGCTCACCGCTATCGCGCAGCTAGAGGTGCCACCCGCAGAGATCCTCTCGTTTGTTCACGGCACGACCCAAGGGCTCAATGCGCTGCTTGAGCGACGGGGGTCACGGACACTTCTCGTGACGACGAGCGGCATGGGCGACGTCTATCGGATTGCACGCGGCAACCGCACCCGGATGTTTGACATTCACTACCGCAAGCCAGAACCCCTTGTGAGCCGCGAGGACACCGTCGAGGTTGGCGGCAGGCTCCGCTACGACGGCAGCGAACTGCACCCGCTCGACGAGGAATCCGTCCGGGCGGCCGCAGCGGTGGCTCGAGCGGGCGGCTACGAGGCTGTCGCAGTCTGTCTGCTGTTCGCGTACGCAAACGAGGCGCACGAGCTAGCGGCCGAGGCGATTCTCCGCGAGGAGCTCGGCGACGAGGTCGCAGTCGTGCTCTCGCACCGCGTCGCCCGAGAGTGGCGCGAGTACGAGCGGACGTCATCGACGGTGCTCGAGGCGTACACGGGCCCCGTTGTTCGCCGCTACCTCGCGCGCATCGAGGACAGGTTCGCGGGCGAGGGGATCACGAGCGGCGTGCAGGTCATGCAGTCGTCTGGCGGCATCGTCGGGGCAGGTTTCGCAGCCGAGCACCCGTTGCAGACGCTGCTCTCGGGCCCTGTTGGCGGCACGGCGGGCGGAGTCGCACTCATGCAGCTCCTCGGACGCGAGAACGCGATCTGCGTCGACATGGGTGGCACCTCGTTTGACGCCTCGCTCGTGATCGATGGTCAGCCAGACATTTCGACCGACGGTGAGGCCGACGGGTTCCCCGTTCTCATGCCGCTCGTGAATCTGCACACGATCGGTGCAGGAGGCGGCTCAGTGGCATTTTCTGAGTCTGGCGCGCTGCGGGTTGGACCGCGCTCAGCCGGCGCCCAGCCGGGGCCAGCCTGCTATGGTCGTGGCGGCACCGAGCCGACTGTGACCGACGCGAACGCCGTGCTCGGCCGTGTTGATCCCGAGCATTTCGCTGGCGGCAGGTTCGCGCTCGATGTTGTCGCTTCGGAGCGCGCAATTTCGGGGCTCGCCGCTGAGTTCGAAATGACGACGCCCGATCTCGCCGAGGGAATCCTTGACATCGCGAACGCGAAGATGGCGCAGGCGATCCGCACGCTGACAGTCGACCACGGGCGTGAGCCCGGCGACTTCTCACTCGTCGCCTTCGGCGGCGCGGGCCCGATGCACGCCGAAGCGATCGCGCGGGAGCTCGGCGTACACGAGGTACTCATTCCCGAGTTTCCGGGTGCGTTCTCGGCATGGGGCATGCTCGGCTCAGATGTGCGTCGCGACCTGAGCACGCAGTACTACGTGCACGAGGATCAGCTTGACACCGTGCACCTCGGCGACGCGCTGCAGGGGCTCGTTGCCGCCGCCGATGCCGAGCTCGCCGAGCAGGGTGTGCGTGAGGAGCTCCGCCGGTTCGAGCGGGCGATCGATATGCGTTACGAAGGCCAGGACTACACGCTGACTGTGCCACTCGAAGACGGCGAAGAGCCGGGTCAGGCTGGGTTCACGGCAGTGATTTCAGCACGCTACAGCGACCAGCACAGGCGGCGCTACGGGCACTCGACGCCCGAGGCAAAGGTCGAGTGCGTCAGCCTCCGAGTCACGGGCCTCGGCACCAACGAGTTCGGTCACCTCACGGGCGAGCGCTACCGCGAGGACGCCATCGGGGAGCGAAGCGCTCAGGTCAGATTCGATGGCGCGGTTTGGGAGACCCCGATCCGGCGCCGCGATGCACTCCCTGTCGGCGAGACAATACCGGGCCCCATGCTCATCGTCGAAGACACGACCACAACGGTCGTATCACCCCGCGCGTCAATCCGACGCGAAACTCTCGGACATCTCACCATGGAGGTGCAGGCATGACACTCTCAATCGACCCCGTACGCACGGAGATCATTCGCAGCGCACTGCTGCAGGCCGCCGAAGACATGAACACGACCCTCATTCGGTCGGCCTACACTCCTACGATCTACGAGGCAAAAGACTGCGCTGTCGCGATTATGGACCGCAACCACCAGGTCCTCGGACAGTCGAGTGGCCTGCCGATCTTCCTTGGCAACCTCGAGGAGGTCACACGAGACACCGAGGAGCGCTTCGGCCGTAACGTGTGGGAGCCCGGCGACGTCTGGGTACTCAACGACGCATACATTGCCGGTGCTCACCTCAACGACGTCACGGTCTTCGGGCCCGTGTTCGAACGCGTCGACGGCGGTGAGCTCATCGGCTTCGCGGCCAGCCGCGCGCACTGGATTGATCTCGGATCGAAGGATCCCGGTGGGTCGATGGATTCGACATCCATCTATCAGGAGGGCCTCCGGCTCGGCGCGACCCGGATTTACGCCGGCGGGGAGCCCGTCGAAGAGGTACTGCGGCTCATCGCCACGAACTCACGATTCCCCGAGCCGCTGCTCGGCGACTTGCGCGCACAAACAGCGTGCATTCGCACAGGGGCAGATCGCATGCGCGAGATCGTGTCGCGGTGGGGGCTCGACCTTGTACACGCCGCGCGCGACGCGTTCTTCGCGCAGACTGAGCGGCTCGAAGCCGCAGCACTCGCCGGGCTCCCCGATGGCGAGTACATGGCTGAGGGCACACTCGACAACGACGGGATTGACTTCGAAACCCCGATCCTGATCCGCGTGCGCGTGCGCGTCTCGGCAGGTCGCATCGCCATCGACCTCACCGAATCTGCTGACCAGACACGCGGCCCGGTCAACTGCGGTGCCGCCCAGGCAGTCGCCGCGTGCCGTGTCGCCTACAAGGCCCTCCTCAGCCCCGACGTGGCGCTCAACGGCGGGTCGTTTCAGCATCTCGACGTCACCGTGCGCCAGGGGTCGGTGCTCGCCGCGGTCGAGCCGGCTCCCGTGCAGTACTACTACTCGCATTTGGGCTTGCTCATCGACCTCGTGACCCGTGCGCTCGCAGAGGCGATGCCTGACGCTGTCGCCGCCGCGAGCTACGGCGACTCCCTCATCGTGCAGATGATGGGCTTCGACCCCCGAACCGGCAGAGACTTCCTGTCCCAGGAAGCAACCGTTGGCGGGTGGGGTGCGTGGAGTGGAAGCGATGGCGAAACCGCGCTCATAAACAACGTCAACGGCTCGCTCCGAGATATGCCTGTAGAGGTACTCGAAACACTGTTCCCAGTGCGCGTCGATCGCTACGAGGTACGCGAGGGGTCTGGTGGCGCTGGCGAGTTCCGCGGCGGCGACGGCGTCATCCGCGAGTACACGTTCGAAGCTGACCAAGATCTGTCACTCTGGTGGGAGCGATCAGTAACGCCAGCCTGGGGGCTCTTCGGAGGTGAAGCAGGCGCCGCGCCACGCGTGACGCTCAACCCCGGCACGCCACAGGAACGCTCGCTCCTCAAAGCGAATGCCATGCGTGTTGCTGCTGGCGACGTGCTGCGCTGCGAGTCAGGCGGTGGCGGCGGCTTCGGAGCCGCCTAACCGCTACTCGCGCCGCACCCGGCTACCACGGCTGAGTGCGGCGCGAGCGGCGCGCCGCGTGGTTTCGCTACTCGTCGAGTACGCGCCGTGCCGCGATGTGGATCGCAAGCCTGTGGCCCGGGTTCGACGGGTCAATACCGAGACCGCGAACCCGTTCGAGTCGCGCCGTCACTGTATTTCTGTGAACTCCAAGCACCTGGGCTACCTGAGCGGGTCTGTCGTTGTGGTCGAGTGACACAACAAGGGTCTTCAGCAGTGCCCCGTCGCGATCGACCTCAAGAAGTGGCTTGAGCAACGCCCTCGCAGCGACCTCGGCGTCAGCGCCGAGCAGCGCTGGCAGCGCCGCCTCTGGGGTGAGGCCCTCTGAGAACATCACAAGGCTCGGCGTGCTCTGCGCGATATACGCGGCCCGGTCTGCCTCAGCTAGTGCGGGTTCGGGCGGCTCGGTCGATTCGCAGGCCGTCGAAACGCCGACGGCGATGCGAGCGACTCTCGGATCCGCTGCGACAAGCTGCGCGATAGTGGCCTGCGCGACTTTCTGTTCCCCCGTCAGGGGCACGGCGAAGAAGACCGCCCAGCCGTCACCGTGCGGTGACGCAAACGCTTGGGTAGCAAGCTCAGATACCCGTGCAAGCACGAGCTCGTCAAGGGCGGCGCTCCTGCCGCCGGATGCGAGCAGTTTCGCAGCGCGATACCTTGAGCCGAGCGGCCAGCCGCCGGCAGCAAGCCCGCCACGCAGCTTCTCGCTTGGCGCACCGTCTGCCGCCATGACGGCTGCCAACAGAGTTTCTGCCCGCGAAACGTCACGCCCGAAGGCGATGTGTCTGAGCGCTGCCCACGATGTGAGCGGAGCGATTGCGAGGCGCGCCACTGTCGCGGCAGTAGCGTTGCTTGCATCGCGCTCCCCCGGGCCGCGCCGAGGTCTTCCGACGAGTCGCGCTTGAAACCGCGGGTCTGGAAACGGGACGCGAACGTGAAGTTCGTGCGACCCTGCCTCGCTGACGCGTTGCTCACCGGCGACATGTGCGCCTGCGTGATCGGTCAGCGCAAACTCGTGGTCGGGAAGCAGCCGGTGGAGCGTTGCGAGAGCGCGGCGCGGGCTCATCTTGGCGACGCCAAATGCACGAGCCGCTTCCGCGAGAGTTCCGGCTTCAGAGGCTTCATCGGTTGCGATGATCGCCGCGAACCTCACAGTCGCGTCGAGGACACCAGTGTCGAGCGTGATGAGGGCGACCCCGAGCCTGGCTGCGAGCTCGGCGGGCTCTGGCCCCGTCACGTCGGCTGCGCTGATAACGACGCACGAGACTGCGCGTTCCCACGCGAGCCTGATCCCCCGTTCCAGCCGCCACGCTTCGCGCGTCGCATCCCCGGTGAGTACGAGCGCGCAGCCGGCGGCTACCGAGAGGATGTCTGCGTGGTTGTCAACGACCCGCACGCTGTCGACCCGGGTATCGACTGGGCCGTTGAGCGTGACGGGAGTGCCCAGACGAACCGCGAGTTCTCTGACAGTGAGACTATGTGGCATTTCCCTCAACTTTCATCGTGTCGTCGCTGAGCACAGACCACGCAGCGGGCAGCTCGACGGCGACAAGGTCGACGCGCATGCCCGGCAGGCAGCGCTCGGGATCGAGGACCTCGCCGCTCTCTGAAATAACAAAGAGCTCTTGTGTTGGTGACTGTAGCGGCACCCCGTCAGCGAGCGCGCCCAGGTATGCCTCGTCTGCGTCGACCCTGATGCGCCGGGCAGAACCTGATACGCGACGCTCAGTCATGAGAATGCTGATCCGCTCGCTGCCCGCGGGCCCGTGCTCGATGTTGGTGATCGTCGCCCGCAATAGCGTGCGGTGCGCGACCCCGGCAAGCTCATTGCCCGGTTCAGCGTCAAGGTAGCGCGCAATCGTGCCCGGGTTCGCGTGCTCGCGCAGCTCGCTACCCGTCACGGGGTAGCCTGCGAAGAACACCCAGCCGCCACTCGCGCCGACAAGCCGAGGCACAATCTCCGAGACCCTGCCCGTCGTGCCCTCGAGCACAGTGGTTTCGCCGAACGGCGACGCGACCGCGCACGGCCCCATCTCGACCCCGGCGAGGGTAAACAGCGTATCTTCGACTGTCGGGCGCACCCTGCCGCACCCGTCGGCATCCACGAGTTCGATCCCGAGGGCCGCCGCCGCAGCGAGGGCGAGTACGGCGTTCTCCCCCGCGGTATTGATAGGCAGCACACCCCGTACTCGGGTTCCGATGGTGCGCTCGAGTGCCCTGAGCGCCCGAACAGGCTCCGTTCCATTGGGGAGGTTCTCGGCGAGGGCCGTCGGCGAGCCGACAACCGTCACAACCGCATACATCGCGTCATCGGCGACCGCTGCCGGGGCAGTGAGCGTAACAGCCCGGGTATCGAGTTCTGCCTCGGCCCAGTCTCCAAGTACCTGCAGAGCAGCACTGTTCACTCCGCTCGCAAACGGCCGGGCACCGCGCACCAAGCGCGCAACATCGCCTCGCCGCAGCACCCCCGTCACGCTGGTGCCCCGCTCACGCGAACCCGTACTGTGTCGACGGGGTCTGAGACGTACGCCAACGGGCGGACGTCTGCAGAGCTTCTCGGCTCTGGCGATGGTGCGGCGCCAGCAAGCGTTGCGCGGGTGACGGCTTCTTCGACAAGCGCGAGCGTCTGCTCAGCAGCGGCGTGGGTTCCTAGACCGCGCCGCAGCACGCGCTCAATCAGCACAGTCACCCTTCCCTGGGTCGCACCGAACGCTATCGCCCACTGCAGAAAGCCTGAGAGGCCTGCGGGCTCGGCTCCGCTTGCTGCCGCGTCACCGATGGCCACGACGGGGTAGCCTGGCCGGCGCGCAAGCATACGTCGCACCAAAGGTGAGGTCGCAGGATCGGCGCCGGCGCCCAGCGGCAATTCGACGCTGTCGAGAGCAAGGTGGTTGTGCGTTACGCCCCACAGCTGCTCGACGTCGGCTCGATCGGGTTCGCCGCCTGTCACGCCGACAAGGGTTGTGCTGTCGTCGCGCGCACTCACCAGAATGAAGTCAGTGTGCCCGGTCACCCGGCTCACACCCAGCACCGCCGCACGAACAACCCCGTGAAACACGCCAAGCGGCTGTCGCACAAACTCTGCGGCTGAGCCGAAGCCTCCCATGCCGTGCGCGAATCCAAGGTCGCTGTCTGGGAACGCACGCCGGGCATCGGCCACAACGGCCTCGGCCCAAGACGTGAGCCCCAGGTTCAGGGCCGCCGCATGCTCACGCTCACGCACTCCCGTTCCCCCAAGCTCGTGTGCAACCTCAACGTGGAGCCCGAGCTCCGTGCGCAGCACGCCGGCTGCGGTGCGTTCAAGCCACGGCGCCGACGGCGCTCCCGCAGCACTGACGACGAGCCGTGACGCGCCAGCTGCCACGACCCCGGATGCAGCCTCGCAGAGCTGCGTCGGATCGGCTGGAAGCTTGTGGTTCCCGACGAAGTCGCTGCCTCCGGGCACCTCAGCGCTCCGCGCC
Above is a window of Leucobacter aridicollis DNA encoding:
- a CDS encoding hydantoinase B/oxoprolinase family protein; this translates as MTLSIDPVRTEIIRSALLQAAEDMNTTLIRSAYTPTIYEAKDCAVAIMDRNHQVLGQSSGLPIFLGNLEEVTRDTEERFGRNVWEPGDVWVLNDAYIAGAHLNDVTVFGPVFERVDGGELIGFAASRAHWIDLGSKDPGGSMDSTSIYQEGLRLGATRIYAGGEPVEEVLRLIATNSRFPEPLLGDLRAQTACIRTGADRMREIVSRWGLDLVHAARDAFFAQTERLEAAALAGLPDGEYMAEGTLDNDGIDFETPILIRVRVRVSAGRIAIDLTESADQTRGPVNCGAAQAVAACRVAYKALLSPDVALNGGSFQHLDVTVRQGSVLAAVEPAPVQYYYSHLGLLIDLVTRALAEAMPDAVAAASYGDSLIVQMMGFDPRTGRDFLSQEATVGGWGAWSGSDGETALINNVNGSLRDMPVEVLETLFPVRVDRYEVREGSGGAGEFRGGDGVIREYTFEADQDLSLWWERSVTPAWGLFGGEAGAAPRVTLNPGTPQERSLLKANAMRVAAGDVLRCESGGGGGFGAA
- a CDS encoding PucR family transcriptional regulator, with product MPHSLTVRELAVRLGTPVTLNGPVDTRVDSVRVVDNHADILSVAAGCALVLTGDATREAWRLERGIRLAWERAVSCVVISAADVTGPEPAELAARLGVALITLDTGVLDATVRFAAIIATDEASEAGTLAEAARAFGVAKMSPRRALATLHRLLPDHEFALTDHAGAHVAGEQRVSEAGSHELHVRVPFPDPRFQARLVGRPRRGPGERDASNATAATVARLAIAPLTSWAALRHIAFGRDVSRAETLLAAVMAADGAPSEKLRGGLAAGGWPLGSRYRAAKLLASGGRSAALDELVLARVSELATQAFASPHGDGWAVFFAVPLTGEQKVAQATIAQLVAADPRVARIAVGVSTACESTEPPEPALAEADRAAYIAQSTPSLVMFSEGLTPEAALPALLGADAEVAARALLKPLLEVDRDGALLKTLVVSLDHNDRPAQVAQVLGVHRNTVTARLERVRGLGIDPSNPGHRLAIHIAARRVLDE
- a CDS encoding S-methyl thiohydantoin desulfurase domain-containing protein, with translation MTGVLRRGDVARLVRGARPFASGVNSAALQVLGDWAEAELDTRAVTLTAPAAVADDAMYAVVTVVGSPTALAENLPNGTEPVRALRALERTIGTRVRGVLPINTAGENAVLALAAAAALGIELVDADGCGRVRPTVEDTLFTLAGVEMGPCAVASPFGETTVLEGTTGRVSEIVPRLVGASGGWVFFAGYPVTGSELREHANPGTIARYLDAEPGNELAGVAHRTLLRATITNIEHGPAGSERISILMTERRVSGSARRIRVDADEAYLGALADGVPLQSPTQELFVISESGEVLDPERCLPGMRVDLVAVELPAAWSVLSDDTMKVEGNAT